A single genomic interval of Selenihalanaerobacter shriftii harbors:
- a CDS encoding Nif3-like dinuclear metal center hexameric protein, with the protein MKLKEIYELAIETGIKADLRGEDKVQEDLDRLKEKYNKMDEDEKEEFDTEKLENPYSDTRILYGDSDREVNKILVGVDIDVGEVLIADRLNEKGEGEKVDLVMAHHPEGKALAALYQVMHMQEDILHKHGVPINVAEGIMAERISEVERGIMPLNHNKARDAARIFDIPLMCVHTPADNLVTSFLQEKIDEKDPERVEDVVKLLKDIPEYKEAVGVKAGPKVVVGSEERRTGKVVVDMTGGTGGSKEAFENLSQAGVGTLVCMHIGEEHREKAEENHINVIIAGHIASDSIGMNLFLDKLQQNDIEVVPCSGLIRIER; encoded by the coding sequence ATGAAGTTAAAAGAAATATATGAATTAGCAATTGAAACTGGAATTAAAGCTGATTTACGTGGTGAAGATAAAGTGCAAGAAGATTTGGATAGATTAAAAGAGAAGTATAACAAGATGGATGAGGATGAAAAAGAAGAGTTCGATACAGAAAAATTAGAGAATCCTTATTCTGACACACGAATATTATATGGAGATTCTGATAGGGAAGTAAATAAAATTTTAGTTGGAGTCGATATTGATGTAGGTGAAGTTTTAATTGCTGATAGATTAAATGAAAAAGGTGAGGGTGAAAAAGTAGATTTAGTAATGGCTCATCATCCAGAAGGAAAAGCGTTAGCAGCTTTATATCAGGTAATGCATATGCAAGAAGATATTTTGCATAAACATGGGGTGCCAATTAATGTTGCGGAAGGAATCATGGCAGAAAGAATTAGCGAAGTAGAACGTGGTATAATGCCACTAAATCATAATAAGGCTAGAGATGCAGCTAGAATTTTTGATATTCCTTTAATGTGTGTTCATACTCCAGCTGATAATTTAGTAACTAGCTTTTTACAAGAAAAGATTGATGAAAAAGATCCTGAAAGAGTAGAAGACGTAGTGAAATTATTAAAAGATATTCCAGAATATAAAGAAGCAGTTGGTGTAAAAGCTGGACCTAAAGTAGTTGTAGGAAGTGAAGAAAGACGTACTGGAAAAGTAGTAGTAGATATGACAGGTGGTACTGGAGGTTCTAAAGAGGCCTTTGAAAATTTATCTCAAGCCGGAGTAGGGACATTAGTATGTATGCATATTGGTGAAGAACATCGTGAGAAAGCAGAAGAGAATCATATTAATGTAATAATTGCTGGTCATATTGCTAGTGATTCTATAGGAATGAATCTTTTTCTTGATAAACTGCAGCAAAATGATATAGAAGTAGTTCCTTGTTCTGGTTTAATTAGAATTGAAAGATAA